One stretch of Streptomyces sp. NBC_01142 DNA includes these proteins:
- a CDS encoding M23 family metallopeptidase: MSVRKLLMILYRCCIVAFLALVVVATLTEMAMAWVWLPAAIVVAIALGMSRKARAEQAQRPPTVEVDAPVTGRWSALNSPADKVPSHGTHAYGQTYAIDIVADPEAEGGVENGAEKGVEGGAEKGADNGARPPFRWLWPIVRRNSDFPAFGAPLLSVADATVVHASDSQRDHLSRNSLPALVFMLLIEGAVREISGASRIVGNHIVLDLGDGTYAMYAHVQRGSLAVREGDRVLAGQQLARCGNSGNSSEPHVHFQLMDGPDLDAARGIPFRWRGVGVPRNGEAFTAGEQALPAV; encoded by the coding sequence ATGTCCGTCCGCAAACTGCTCATGATCCTCTACCGCTGCTGCATCGTGGCCTTCCTCGCTCTGGTCGTCGTCGCCACTCTCACCGAGATGGCCATGGCGTGGGTCTGGCTGCCGGCGGCGATCGTGGTCGCCATCGCGCTCGGCATGAGCCGCAAGGCCCGCGCGGAACAGGCACAGAGGCCGCCGACGGTCGAGGTGGACGCGCCGGTGACCGGCCGCTGGTCGGCGCTGAACAGCCCGGCGGACAAGGTCCCCAGCCATGGCACGCACGCCTACGGGCAGACGTACGCGATCGACATCGTGGCCGACCCGGAGGCGGAGGGCGGTGTCGAGAACGGTGCCGAGAAGGGCGTCGAGGGCGGGGCTGAGAAGGGTGCCGACAATGGTGCGCGTCCGCCTTTCCGGTGGCTGTGGCCGATAGTCCGGCGCAACAGCGACTTCCCGGCCTTCGGCGCCCCGCTGCTCTCGGTGGCCGACGCGACCGTCGTTCACGCGAGCGACAGCCAGCGCGACCACCTCAGCCGGAACTCCCTCCCGGCGCTGGTCTTCATGCTGCTCATCGAGGGGGCCGTACGGGAGATCAGCGGCGCCTCCCGCATCGTGGGCAACCACATCGTTCTCGACCTGGGCGACGGCACGTACGCCATGTACGCGCACGTCCAGCGCGGCTCGCTCGCCGTCCGCGAGGGCGACCGCGTCCTGGCCGGCCAGCAGCTCGCCCGCTGCGGGAACTCCGGCAACTCCAGCGAGCCGCATGTCCACTTCCAGCTGATGGACGGACCGGACTTGGATGCGGCGCGGGGGATCCCGTTCCGGTGGCGGGGCGTCGGCGTCCCGCGCAACGGCGAGGCGTTCACCGCCGGGGAGCAGGCGCTGCCCGCAGTCTGA
- a CDS encoding helix-turn-helix transcriptional regulator, translating to MDLEERVAELERRLAALESAGTAEGTPKAPSAPQLGDGRFWALEGLKEQLAEAEAPDGGVLFTGAVRLPTQEHYEWQYGALTEGLLEADWAETAESFTALGHEVRLRLLREILGGRRTAAELTELEGLGTTGQIYHHLRLLTGAGWLHTPSRGRYEVPGTRVVPLLVVLTAARP from the coding sequence ATGGATCTGGAAGAGCGCGTCGCCGAGCTGGAACGCCGGCTCGCGGCGCTGGAGAGTGCGGGGACGGCCGAGGGCACCCCGAAGGCCCCGTCCGCCCCGCAGCTGGGTGACGGCAGGTTCTGGGCGCTCGAAGGCCTGAAGGAGCAGCTCGCCGAAGCCGAGGCGCCCGACGGGGGCGTCCTGTTCACCGGCGCCGTACGACTGCCGACACAGGAGCACTACGAGTGGCAGTACGGCGCGCTCACCGAAGGGCTCCTCGAAGCCGACTGGGCGGAGACCGCCGAGTCCTTCACCGCGCTCGGTCACGAGGTACGGCTGCGGCTGCTGCGCGAGATTCTCGGCGGCCGGCGCACGGCTGCCGAACTGACCGAGCTCGAAGGGCTCGGCACAACCGGCCAGATCTACCACCATCTGCGCCTGCTGACCGGCGCGGGCTGGCTCCACACGCCGAGCCGTGGCCGCTACGAGGTGCCCGGCACCCGGGTCGTGCCGCTGCTCGTGGTCCTGACCGCCGCCCGCCCGTAA